A portion of the Tenacibaculum todarodis genome contains these proteins:
- a CDS encoding thioredoxin family protein, with protein MKTLKILSVLLIISVITAFTINNSSSKGYQVGDYADDFSLKNIDNKMVSMADYKDAKGFIVIFTCNQCPYSKMYENRIIGLDNKFKSKGYPVIAINPNDPAASLGDDFESMQQRAEIKGFTFPYLFDEGQKVYPKYGATKTPHVYLLNKDSEGLKVAYIGTIDNNARDQESVSERYVEDAVNALLIGGEIKNTNTKAIGCSIKTL; from the coding sequence ATGAAAACACTAAAAATTTTATCAGTATTACTAATAATATCAGTTATTACAGCTTTTACTATAAATAATTCATCATCTAAAGGTTATCAAGTTGGTGATTATGCAGATGATTTTTCACTTAAAAATATAGATAATAAAATGGTTTCTATGGCAGATTATAAAGATGCCAAAGGTTTTATTGTAATATTTACCTGTAATCAATGTCCGTATTCTAAAATGTATGAAAACAGAATTATTGGATTAGATAATAAATTTAAAAGTAAAGGATATCCTGTAATTGCTATAAACCCAAATGACCCTGCTGCTTCTTTAGGTGATGATTTTGAAAGCATGCAACAAAGAGCAGAAATTAAAGGTTTTACTTTTCCATATTTATTTGATGAAGGACAAAAAGTATATCCTAAATATGGAGCTACTAAAACACCACATGTGTATTTGTTGAATAAAGATTCAGAAGGCTTAAAAGTAGCTTACATTGGTACAATTGACAATAATGCTCGTGATCAAGAAAGTGTGTCTGAACGTTATGTTGAAGATGCTGTAAATGCACTTTTAATAGGAGGAGAAATAAAAAACACCAATACTAAGGCAATAGGTTGCTCTATTAAAACGTTATAG
- a CDS encoding translocation/assembly module TamB domain-containing protein: MLVLSIPAVQTRLAKIATDTINEDFGTNIVVKKLDLSFLGSVQLKNVEIRDHHKDTLIFVDKLSTSILNAKRILDNNVNLADVSLSGVHFYMKTYKDEIDDSMTVFLNKFEDNEPRDSTSTPFILRTDNIYVDNLTYKLIDENKKEPVQFSATNAGGNLQDFFLEGPNISTKIRGLYLVENRGVKVTNLTTDFLYTPKQMKFVNTTLQTDNDSHLKAEIEFNYDRKDFRYFTDKVKIKADFDKSKLSARDLHKFYGEIRGNETLFFTGKINGTINNFSANKVNLYSNSGLKIIGDMAFVNALNTQRGFIFDGDLDNVTANYQKLKNLLPNVLGKTLPSDFEKLGTFTLSGLVRVTPDQMNATLNVDSEIGTLNSDLQLSNIDNIDNAAYSGEVEFRNFDVGIFANDSILGKISLKADVQGEGFTIENINTTIIGTVSELEFNNYTYKDLDVNGQFQNKKFDGILNTNDKNLKMKFEGLADLSKEVYEFDFKAAIDNLDLQKTNLFTRDSISVIKGEISIDVDGNTLDDIIGKATFKDMVYTNQKKAYPFKEFNLESSIKDSIKSIKIDSKDIVEGELTGKFTFDQLLPMAQNALGSVYTNYNPYPVKPNQFIDFDFKIYNQIVDIFLPQVSVAKNTHIKGKIKSDQNSLRLTFSSPKIDAYDVVVDKVLLRMDNKNPLYNTHFTADNINTKYYNVNKLNLLNRTVNDTLYFKSIFKGGKENSEQFNLDFFYTINQNRKSVVGIQKSTFNYREFDWVINPQDNKSNKVTFDIKNNEFTFSPFLLISDEQKINFEGALKGDNYKDLQASFTKVNLASFLPPIDSLALKGELSGVLDFTQKNGVYSPKGSLAINNFSINDFEQGDLALQVEGENSLEKYAVNLSLENENSKSIAATGKIDFSNKRPELDLNVFLKEYQIAAFSPLGEEVLSKLRGSVSGDFTAKGFLGNPDFEGVLNFKDAGLAFPYLNVDFDLKGNTSVRLKDQSFVLSSILLEDTKHKTQGTLNGSITHQNFKQWFLNLDIDTNNLLILDTQEKEEVQYYGTGFLDGDAKIRGLTSNLTIDVNGKTNPGTVFVIPLSDIKTIDNYKLIHFKSEEKNNTEELSIDDIKGLNLNINLDVTKDAVAQVVIDKASGSDLKGSGTGNLDIRINTRGKFNMFGDFEIDNGVYNFKYGGIINKPFVVQKGGTISWNGNPYEAELDLTAVFRTKANPANLLDNVYSNRKIDIDLYTKITGGLFSSQQEFDIKIPSANSTIASELEFKLNENDVDTKLKHFTFLLAFGTFYNEENIGNSAANGLTGTASEVIGSLLSSVLNSKDGKFQVGLGYTQGDRSNLNDINIDDQVDVSVSTRLSDRVIVNGKVGIPVGANTQTSVAGDVNVEVLLNEEGNFRGKAFNRQNEIQYSALEEEGYTQGIGLSYQVNFNTLSELLQKIGLKKKDTVKKVVKKDSILTPRKKLINFK; the protein is encoded by the coding sequence ATGCTTGTTTTGTCTATTCCTGCGGTACAAACAAGGTTGGCAAAAATTGCTACAGATACTATTAACGAAGATTTTGGTACAAATATCGTTGTAAAAAAGCTCGATTTATCTTTCCTTGGAAGTGTTCAGTTAAAAAATGTAGAAATTAGAGATCATCATAAAGACACCTTAATCTTTGTAGATAAATTAAGTACTTCAATATTAAATGCTAAACGTATTTTAGATAATAATGTAAATTTAGCTGATGTTTCTTTAAGTGGCGTTCACTTTTATATGAAAACGTATAAAGATGAAATTGATGATAGTATGACTGTCTTTTTGAATAAGTTTGAAGATAATGAGCCTAGAGACAGTACTTCTACACCATTTATTTTACGAACAGATAATATTTATGTAGACAATCTTACGTATAAATTAATTGATGAAAACAAGAAAGAGCCTGTACAGTTTTCGGCTACAAACGCTGGAGGTAATTTGCAAGATTTTTTCTTAGAAGGGCCAAACATTTCAACAAAAATTAGAGGCTTGTATCTAGTTGAAAATAGAGGTGTTAAGGTTACAAATCTTACTACAGATTTTTTATATACACCAAAACAAATGAAGTTTGTAAATACCACTTTGCAAACAGATAATGATTCTCATTTAAAAGCTGAAATTGAATTTAATTACGATAGAAAAGATTTTAGATATTTTACAGACAAAGTAAAAATTAAAGCTGATTTTGATAAAAGTAAATTATCCGCAAGAGATTTGCATAAATTTTATGGAGAAATTAGAGGAAATGAAACACTATTTTTTACAGGTAAAATAAATGGAACCATAAATAACTTTAGTGCAAATAAGGTTAACTTATATTCTAATAGTGGTCTAAAAATTATTGGGGATATGGCATTTGTAAATGCATTAAATACGCAACGAGGTTTTATTTTTGATGGAGATTTAGATAACGTTACTGCAAATTATCAGAAGTTAAAAAACTTATTGCCAAATGTATTGGGTAAAACATTGCCTTCAGATTTTGAAAAATTAGGAACCTTTACTTTATCTGGATTGGTAAGAGTTACACCAGACCAAATGAATGCTACTTTAAATGTAGATTCAGAAATAGGAACATTAAATTCAGACTTACAACTAAGTAATATCGATAATATTGATAATGCTGCTTATAGTGGAGAAGTAGAGTTTAGAAATTTTGATGTTGGTATTTTTGCTAATGATTCAATTTTAGGAAAAATATCTTTAAAAGCAGATGTGCAAGGAGAAGGTTTTACTATTGAAAATATTAACACAACTATAATAGGTACTGTTTCTGAATTAGAATTTAACAACTATACTTATAAAGATTTAGATGTAAATGGTCAGTTTCAAAACAAAAAGTTTGATGGTATTTTAAATACTAATGATAAAAACTTAAAAATGAAATTTGAAGGTTTAGCAGACCTTTCTAAAGAAGTTTATGAGTTCGATTTTAAAGCTGCTATAGATAATTTAGATTTACAAAAAACAAACCTTTTTACAAGAGATAGTATTTCCGTAATAAAAGGAGAAATTTCCATTGATGTAGATGGAAATACCTTGGACGATATTATTGGTAAAGCTACTTTTAAAGATATGGTTTATACCAATCAGAAAAAAGCGTATCCGTTTAAAGAATTTAATTTAGAATCGTCTATAAAAGATAGTATAAAGTCCATAAAAATAGACTCTAAAGATATTGTTGAAGGTGAGTTAACAGGGAAATTTACATTTGATCAATTATTACCAATGGCTCAAAATGCTTTGGGTAGTGTTTATACAAATTATAATCCATATCCTGTAAAACCAAATCAATTTATAGATTTCGATTTTAAGATTTACAATCAGATTGTAGATATATTTTTACCACAAGTTTCTGTGGCAAAAAACACACATATAAAAGGTAAAATTAAATCAGACCAAAACTCATTAAGATTAACTTTTTCTTCCCCTAAAATTGATGCTTACGATGTTGTGGTAGATAAAGTGTTGTTAAGAATGGATAATAAAAATCCGTTATATAACACGCATTTTACAGCAGATAATATTAATACCAAATACTACAACGTTAATAAATTAAATTTATTAAACAGAACAGTAAACGATACATTATATTTTAAATCGATTTTTAAAGGAGGAAAAGAAAATTCAGAGCAATTTAATCTCGATTTTTTCTATACAATCAATCAAAATAGAAAATCGGTAGTTGGTATTCAAAAATCTACCTTTAATTATAGAGAGTTCGATTGGGTTATAAATCCGCAAGACAATAAAAGTAATAAAGTAACTTTTGATATAAAGAATAATGAATTTACTTTCAGTCCCTTTTTACTAATTTCTGATGAACAAAAAATCAACTTTGAAGGTGCTTTAAAGGGGGATAATTATAAAGATTTACAAGCCAGTTTTACAAAAGTTAATTTAGCTAGTTTTTTACCTCCAATAGACAGTTTAGCCTTAAAAGGAGAATTAAGTGGGGTTTTAGATTTTACACAAAAAAACGGTGTTTATAGTCCAAAAGGAAGTTTAGCAATCAATAATTTTAGTATTAATGATTTTGAACAAGGAGATTTAGCTTTACAGGTTGAAGGAGAAAATTCATTAGAAAAATATGCTGTTAATTTATCCTTAGAAAACGAAAACTCTAAGAGTATAGCAGCTACAGGAAAAATAGATTTTTCTAATAAACGCCCAGAATTAGATTTAAATGTTTTCTTAAAAGAATATCAAATAGCAGCATTTAGTCCTTTAGGAGAAGAGGTTTTGTCTAAATTAAGAGGAAGTGTTTCTGGAGATTTTACCGCAAAAGGATTTTTAGGAAACCCTGATTTTGAAGGTGTTTTAAATTTTAAAGATGCAGGTTTAGCATTTCCATATTTAAATGTAGATTTTGATTTAAAAGGAAATACAAGTGTACGTTTAAAAGACCAATCTTTTGTTTTGTCAAGTATTCTTTTAGAAGATACTAAGCACAAAACTCAGGGTACATTAAACGGAAGTATAACCCATCAAAACTTTAAACAATGGTTTTTAAACTTAGATATAGATACCAATAATTTATTGATTTTAGATACTCAAGAAAAAGAAGAGGTTCAATATTACGGAACAGGTTTTTTAGATGGTGATGCTAAAATTAGAGGTTTAACAAGTAATTTAACTATTGATGTTAATGGAAAAACAAACCCAGGAACTGTCTTTGTAATTCCGTTGAGTGACATTAAAACAATTGATAATTATAAATTGATTCACTTTAAATCTGAAGAAAAAAATAATACTGAAGAGTTAAGTATTGATGATATTAAAGGTTTAAACTTAAATATCAATTTAGATGTAACAAAAGATGCTGTTGCACAAGTTGTAATTGATAAAGCTTCAGGAAGTGATTTAAAAGGAAGTGGAACAGGTAATTTAGATATTAGAATTAACACGCGTGGTAAATTTAACATGTTTGGAGATTTTGAAATTGATAACGGAGTCTATAATTTTAAATATGGTGGAATTATAAACAAACCATTTGTGGTTCAAAAAGGAGGTACAATTTCTTGGAACGGTAATCCGTATGAAGCAGAATTAGATTTAACGGCTGTTTTTAGAACAAAAGCCAATCCTGCAAATCTGTTAGATAATGTATATTCTAACCGTAAAATTGATATTGATTTATACACAAAAATTACAGGAGGATTATTTAGTTCTCAACAAGAGTTTGATATTAAAATACCTAGTGCAAACTCAACAATAGCATCTGAATTAGAGTTTAAATTGAATGAAAACGATGTAGATACAAAGTTAAAACACTTTACTTTTCTATTGGCTTTCGGTACATTTTATAATGAAGAAAATATAGGAAATAGTGCTGCAAATGGTCTAACTGGTACAGCTTCTGAAGTAATTGGAAGTCTTTTGTCTAGTGTGTTAAATAGTAAAGATGGTAAGTTTCAAGTAGGTTTAGGTTATACGCAAGGAGATAGAAGTAATTTAAATGATATTAATATTGATGATCAAGTAGATGTATCAGTTTCAACAAGATTAAGTGATAGAGTTATTGTAAACGGAAAAGTGGGTATTCCTGTTGGTGCAAATACGCAGACAAGTGTTGCGGGAGATGTTAATGTAGAAGTTTTACTGAATGAAGAAGGAAATTTTAGAGGTAAAGCCTTTAATAGACAAAATGAAATTCAATATTCCGCATTAGAAGAAGAAGGTTATACA
- the tsaD gene encoding tRNA (adenosine(37)-N6)-threonylcarbamoyltransferase complex transferase subunit TsaD translates to MDTKNIYILGIESSCDDTSASVICNGKVLSNVVANQEIHAKYGGVVPELASRAHQQNIVPVVQQAIEQAQIDKKDLTAIAFTRGPGLMGSLLVGTSFAKSLALGLNIPLLDVNHMQAHILAHFIEEENSKIPPFPFICLTISGGHTQVVKITNHFEMEILGETIDDAVGEAFDKSAKILGLPYPGGPLIDKYAQLGNPKAFQFTKPKVGDLDFSFSGLKTGILYFIQKKVKENPDFISQNLNDICASIQHTIVEILMDKLKNAVKQTDIKHIAIAGGVSANSEIRKRLELAQKYWGWTTYIPKFEYTTDNAAMIAITGYLKYLNNNYSDISVTAQARLKVTE, encoded by the coding sequence TTGGATACAAAAAATATTTACATACTTGGTATAGAAAGCTCTTGTGATGATACAAGTGCTTCGGTTATTTGCAATGGAAAGGTATTAAGCAATGTAGTTGCTAACCAAGAAATACACGCTAAATATGGCGGAGTTGTGCCGGAATTAGCTTCACGTGCGCACCAACAAAACATTGTTCCTGTTGTGCAACAAGCTATTGAACAAGCACAAATTGATAAAAAAGATTTAACAGCAATAGCTTTTACGCGTGGTCCTGGATTAATGGGATCTTTATTGGTAGGAACTTCTTTTGCAAAGTCTTTAGCGTTGGGTTTAAACATTCCTTTATTGGATGTTAACCATATGCAAGCACATATTTTAGCACATTTTATTGAAGAAGAAAACAGTAAAATTCCTCCGTTTCCATTTATTTGTTTAACAATAAGTGGCGGACATACACAGGTTGTTAAAATCACCAATCATTTTGAAATGGAAATTTTAGGTGAAACTATAGACGATGCTGTTGGAGAAGCTTTTGATAAATCTGCAAAAATTTTAGGATTGCCTTATCCAGGAGGTCCATTAATTGACAAATATGCACAATTAGGAAACCCAAAAGCGTTTCAGTTTACCAAACCAAAAGTGGGCGATTTAGATTTTAGTTTCAGTGGATTAAAAACTGGAATTCTTTATTTTATTCAGAAAAAAGTAAAGGAAAACCCAGATTTTATTAGCCAAAACCTTAACGATATTTGTGCTTCTATTCAACATACAATTGTTGAAATATTAATGGATAAACTTAAAAATGCTGTTAAACAAACAGACATTAAACATATTGCAATTGCAGGTGGAGTTTCTGCAAATTCAGAAATTAGAAAACGTTTAGAATTAGCGCAAAAATATTGGGGTTGGACAACCTATATTCCAAAATTTGAATACACAACCGACAACGCTGCAATGATTGCTATTACTGGTTATTTAAAATATTTAAACAATAATTATTCTGATATTTCTGTAACAGCACAAGCACGTTTAAAAGTTACTGAATAA
- a CDS encoding LTA synthase family protein has protein sequence MKKRISFNISYFLLWMFYFIIARTCFLVFYFEKTSEAGIIDALKASFYGLRLDASFTAYVSLVPFLLILFSPFIPNKLTSTLLKTITFPLIFIVSLLMIIDIGLYQSWGVRIDATLLNYIETPELMWASTSTSQIVFGGLFWLILSLFFCYVFNKLIHKKVLNFDKGTIVQAVILLVITAVLILPIRGGTQDIPINQSNVYFSDNMFANHAAVNSIWNFSYSFSKKTKGKNPYKTLDKELATTIINKRRNALLEPSFNDKILKTDSPNVILIIWESLTGKFVESIGGEPDVTSNLNKLSTEGILFSNFYGNGDRTDKGIIAILSGYYPQTNRSIIKIPSKARKLPMLTSKMMKLGYETSFYYGGDLNFGNMNTYFRNSGVTNFVDGSHFDKKDWSSKWGAYDHVFLDTLAKDLSKVQEKPFFKLALTLTSHEPFEFPGEFKFGKDTKENMFRSSHAYTDEAIGKFIDFAKKQPWWNNTLVVIMSDHGHWMPKHEGYYNSPKKFKIPMLWLGGALQKKDTVISTISAQTDFAYSLLKTMNKPEEAKDFIWGKNIFNNADEQYAHYIFNNGFGTIDKNGVFVYDFTSKKDIISNGSSAKKLDSLGKAISQKAYQDFMDK, from the coding sequence TTGAAAAAAAGAATCTCCTTTAACATATCGTATTTCTTACTATGGATGTTTTACTTTATCATAGCAAGAACCTGTTTTTTAGTATTCTATTTTGAAAAAACTTCGGAAGCAGGAATTATTGATGCTTTAAAAGCTTCTTTTTATGGATTACGTTTAGATGCTTCTTTTACAGCGTATGTTAGTTTAGTACCATTTCTACTAATATTATTTTCACCTTTTATACCCAACAAACTCACTTCAACCTTATTAAAAACAATAACTTTTCCATTAATATTTATCGTTTCATTATTAATGATAATTGATATTGGTTTATATCAATCTTGGGGAGTAAGAATAGATGCTACGTTATTAAATTATATTGAAACACCAGAATTAATGTGGGCTTCTACCTCAACAAGTCAAATAGTATTTGGTGGTTTGTTTTGGTTAATTTTATCACTCTTTTTCTGTTATGTATTCAATAAATTAATCCACAAAAAAGTTTTAAATTTTGATAAAGGAACAATTGTACAAGCTGTTATTTTATTAGTAATTACCGCAGTATTAATACTTCCAATTCGTGGTGGAACGCAAGACATTCCTATAAATCAAAGTAATGTTTATTTTTCGGATAATATGTTTGCTAATCATGCTGCTGTAAATTCTATTTGGAACTTTTCGTATTCATTTTCAAAAAAAACTAAAGGCAAAAACCCCTATAAAACATTAGATAAAGAGCTTGCTACAACTATTATTAATAAAAGAAGAAATGCCCTTTTAGAGCCTTCTTTCAATGATAAAATATTAAAAACTGACTCGCCAAACGTCATTTTAATTATTTGGGAAAGCTTAACTGGAAAATTTGTTGAAAGTATTGGTGGAGAACCAGATGTTACTTCAAACTTAAACAAACTTTCTACAGAAGGAATCTTATTTTCTAACTTTTACGGTAACGGAGACAGAACAGACAAAGGAATTATTGCAATTTTAAGCGGTTATTATCCGCAGACAAATAGAAGTATTATAAAAATTCCAAGCAAAGCTAGAAAACTACCAATGCTTACTTCTAAGATGATGAAATTAGGTTACGAAACTAGTTTTTATTACGGTGGCGATTTAAATTTTGGGAACATGAATACTTATTTTAGAAATAGTGGTGTTACTAATTTTGTTGATGGAAGTCATTTTGACAAAAAAGATTGGAGTTCTAAATGGGGAGCTTACGATCATGTTTTTTTAGATACTCTAGCTAAAGATTTATCAAAAGTACAAGAAAAACCATTTTTTAAACTTGCGTTAACGCTTACAAGTCATGAGCCTTTTGAATTTCCTGGGGAATTTAAATTTGGTAAAGATACTAAGGAAAACATGTTTAGAAGTTCACATGCCTATACTGACGAAGCAATTGGAAAATTTATAGACTTTGCAAAAAAACAACCTTGGTGGAACAACACTTTAGTAGTTATTATGTCAGACCACGGACATTGGATGCCAAAGCACGAAGGTTATTATAATTCTCCAAAGAAATTTAAAATTCCGATGTTGTGGCTTGGTGGCGCTTTGCAGAAAAAAGACACCGTAATTTCTACAATTTCTGCGCAAACCGATTTTGCTTATTCATTATTAAAAACAATGAATAAACCCGAAGAAGCCAAAGATTTTATTTGGGGAAAAAATATTTTTAATAATGCTGATGAACAATACGCGCATTATATCTTTAATAACGGTTTTGGAACAATTGATAAAAATGGTGTTTTTGTTTATGACTTTACAAGTAAAAAAGACATAATTAGCAATGGTTCTTCCGCTAAAAAATTAGATTCTTTAGGGAAAGCAATTTCTCAAAAAGCGTATCAAGATTTTATGGATAAATAA